The nucleotide window GTACGGGCGGCCGGTGCGGCGGTTCCAGACGACGGTGGTCTCGCGCTGGTTGGTGATGCCCAACGCGGCCAGGTCGTTGACCGTCAGGTTGGCCTTGTTGAGCGCGGTCGCGATGACCGAGCGGGTGCGCTCCCAGATCTCGGTGGCGTCGTGCTCGACCCAGCCCGGCTTGGGCAGGATCTGCTCGTGCTCGAGCTGGTGGCGGGCGATCTCGTTGCCGCCGTGGTCGAAGATCATGAAGCGGGTGCTGGTCGTGCCCTGGTCCACGGCACCGACGAAGTCCGGCATGGTCTGGCTCCTACTCAGTTGGCGGGCTCGAGGTCCTTGGCGGGCATGCTGTCCAGCGGGGCGTCGGCGGGCAGGTTCCGCTCGATCAGGTACTTGTAGATCGCGCCGCCGATGACCGCGCCGATGACCGGCGCCACGATCGGGATCCACCAGTACGGGAACCCGTATTGGTCCGTGAACGCCGTGTCGTAACCGGTGAGCCAGGACGCCAGGCGCGGGCCGAAGTCGCGGGCCGGGTTGATCGCGTAGCCGGCGTTGGTGCCCCAGGCCATGCCGATGGCGACGACGAGGAAGCCGACGACGACCGGGGCGAGGTTCGCGGCCGGGGCGGTGTTGCGCAGGTCGGTGATCGCGAAGATCACCAGGACGAGGATCGCGGTGCCGATGATCTGGTCGCGGAAGGCGGCCCAGTCACCCACGGGAAGCGTGCCGTTACCCGGAAGGGTGGAGAACACGCCCTGCGTCTTGATGGTGAGGCCGGGGTCCTTGGCGTTGAGGACCTCGGTGTAGTTCCAGCGCACCAGCATGGCGGCCAGGAACGCACCGGCGGTCTGGGCCAGGGCGTAGGGGGCGACCTTGCGCCACTCGAAGCCCTTGAACACCGCGAGCGCGATGGTCACGGCC belongs to Amycolatopsis tolypomycina and includes:
- a CDS encoding MIP/aquaporin family protein, giving the protein MVRSLKARGLAGEMAAEFVGTMILILFGCGVVAQVVAAGIGDHDSIAWAWGLGVTLGVYVASRISGAHLNPAVTIALAVFKGFEWRKVAPYALAQTAGAFLAAMLVRWNYTEVLNAKDPGLTIKTQGVFSTLPGNGTLPVGDWAAFRDQIIGTAILVLVIFAITDLRNTAPAANLAPVVVGFLVVAIGMAWGTNAGYAINPARDFGPRLASWLTGYDTAFTDQYGFPYWWIPIVAPVIGAVIGGAIYKYLIERNLPADAPLDSMPAKDLEPAN